Genomic DNA from Deltaproteobacteria bacterium:
CGGGTTTTCAATCGGAAGAGATAAAAAAACTCCAGGAAGTTCGTATAGATGCGACAAAAAAATTTAATGATTCAGGGATCACCATTAGGTTTACATTATCCGATCCGGAAGGAACGATATGGGTAATCCATGGCGAAGACAAGCCAAGAGTTATTCTTGGAACCTATGATGGAAAACCCGATGTGGAAATGATCCTATCCTCTGATAACGCACACAAATTCTGGCTAAAGCAATTGAGTGTACCTGTTGCAATTGCAACCAGGAAGATCAAAACAAAAGGATCGGTAACAAAGGTCCTTGGAATGATTCCACTCGTCAATCCGATATTTGAACTTTACCCAAGGTATTGTAAAGAAAAAGGCATGCCTGTATAATAAAATAGGAGAGGAGTCATCATGCAATACAAGGAAATTAATATAAATCTGACCGATGATGAAATAGCAATAAAGAATAACGTACATAAATTTGCAATTGAGGTGCTCAGACCTGCGAGTATTGAGCTTGATAAATTATCACCGGAGAATGTCATAAAAAAAGATTCGATATTCTGGAGTACTTTAAAACAGGCTTATGCCATGGGATTGCATACTTTTTTGCTTCCTGAAAGTTATGGAGGTCTTGGATTATCTCCGCTCGCCGTTCATATTGTTGAAGAAGAGCTTGCTTATGGAAGTATTGATTTTGCAGTAGCACTCGGTGTTGCGACATTTCCTGCTTTTATTTCCATGTTAGCTCCAACAGATTATCTGATAGAAAACTTTATATATCCATATACAAAGGACAAAGAAGCAAAATTCATTGGATGCTGGGCGATTACCCAGCCCAATCGTGGTTCTGATACGCTGGCTGCAGGAACGGATCAGTTCAAGGATCCAAATATTAAAGGAGAGATTGCAGCAAAACTCGACGGTAATGAATGGCTGGTCAACGGTACTACATCTGCATGGGTTTCATGCGGTACAATAGCAACACACGCCGCTGTCTTCTTGAATATAGATCCGTCCATGGGAATGGCCGGCGGGGGGATATGCATCATCCCTACGGACCTATCTGGCGTAAGCAAAGGTAAACCATTGAACAAGATGGGTCAAAGGGCGCTTAACCAGGGTGAGATTATTTTTGATAATGTCAGGGTGCCGAAGGATAATATGATCATAGATCAGGAAGCTTATGAAGCAATGACAGACATAACACTTGCAGCGGCTAACGGCTCAATGGGTGCGTTTCTTACAGGTGTTGCAAGGGCTGCTTATGAAGAGGCATTAAACTATGCAAGGCAGAGGGTACAGGGCGGTAAGCTCCTGATAGAGCACGAGTTCATAAGACATAAGCTTTTACACATGTTTAAACTTGTTGAGGCTGCAAGGGCTTTTTCACGCAATGTGCTGGTATACAACCTTACCAATTCACCGCCTGATACAAAGTATTCCATAGCATCAAAGATATTCTGCACCGAAGCAGCCTTTAAGGTAGCCAATGAAGCATCCATGATCTTTGGCGGATACGGTGTTGCCAAAGAATACTATGTGGAAAAATTATTGAGGGACGCAAGGGCATCTCTTATAGAGGATGGCTCAAATGATTCGCTTGCCATTTTTGCTGGTGAACTGATCGAAAAAAGCGAAGAATAGTATTATGGATTTTTTATCAAACATCCTGCTTACAAAGAGTAAAGAGAGCCCTGATAAAGAGATTTTTATCTTTGAATACGGGGAACTCGGCGAAGAAAGGATTACCTATAATACCCTTTATAAAAATACACTCAGAACCGCCAATGAATTAAAACGAGTCAATATTGGAACGGCTGATTCATTTGCAATTATAATGAAAAATTACCCAGAGTTCATATATCTGCTGGGTGCTGCCTCTTTAATAGGTGCAACAGCCGTTCCCATAGATCCTCGTTCAAAAGGTGAGAGATTAAAATATATGCTGGGCATCTCTGACAGCAAGGTTGTTTTTTTAACAGAGGATTTATTGGAAAATCTCATAAACATCAAACCAGAACTGCCGAATCTCAAGCATATCTACATCCTTAAGAAACCCGGGATTCAATCAAACAGACATACAGGGTTTCCATATCTAAACGATGTTATTGAGAATGGCAATACTTCTGAGTTTGAACCCGTTATAACCGATAACCATCACCCGCTTGAAATTATCTTTACATCTGGTACCACGGGTGAACCTAAAGGGGTTGTTGTAAGGCAGGATCGGTTTGCAACTTATGCCCTACTTGCCCAAATGGTATGGGCATACACCGAGAACGATATTCTATACACAGGCCTTTCCTTTACCCATGGCAATGCGCAGGCAGTAACAATGCTTCCTGCAATTGCTTTAGGGGTAAAAGCAGTGATCAGTCCGCAGTTTACAAAGAGCAGGATATGGGATATTTGCAGAAAATACGGGATAACGACTTTTTCTCTTTTGGGCGGCATGATGTCGGGTATCTACAATGAACCGCCTAAACAGGATGATAGTGACAATCCCGTAAAAATTGTTTTAAGTGCCGGCACACCAAGGGCTATATGGGAGGCTTTTGAGAAAAGATTTAATGTCTTGATCCATGAATGGTATGGCGCTGTTGAAGGCAGTTTTGCACATAAAGCTGTTGGAGAAGGTCCTATCGGTTCTTTAGGTAAACCGCTTCCCGACATAATGGAGATGAAGATATTCGATGGTAATGACAGGGTGTGTCCGCCTTATGTTATAGGTGAGATTGTCTGGAGGATGACTGGCCAGGATGTAGAGGTTACATATTTTAAAAACAAAAAAGCATCAGAAGACAAAACAAAGGGCGGATGGTTAAGAACAGGTGATATGGGACATACAGATGAAAACGGTTACTTCTTTTTTGATTACAGGAAAGGCGGCGGTCTGAGAAGGATGGGTGAGTTTATACAGCCGGATTTTATAGAGAAGATTATAGGAGAACATCCGGATGTTTCCGAGGTATGTGTGTATGGTATACCCTCACCATTAGGTGCACCTGGTGAAAGCGATCTTGTTGCTGCAATTGTACCTTTTGAAGGTAGAACTTTAAACCCTTTCGACATATTTAAAATGTGCAGAAAGGAACTCACGCCCAACAGTATACCTTCATATATTCAAATAGTTAGTGAAATTCCCAAGACAATTTCTGAGAAGCCATTAGATATGGTTTTAAGTAAAAATTTTAATCCATCGGCAAACAATGTGTATAAAACATCTTATTAATAAGTCTGAAAGACAGGCATATGTTTCTTGAAAAATACAGAAATGCTTATGCACCAAAAACCGTATGGCCCAAATGGATAAATGATAATGATAAATGTCTGGGAGATAAATGTAAGTTTTGTTTTGAAACCTGTCCGACAGGCACTATTAAATGGGATCTGGCAACAGACAGACCATATATAAGAGGTATAGGCGGTTTTGAAAAGGCATGCCTGAATTGTTACAATTGCATAGCTGTTTGCCCTACGCAGTCAATAACAATGTCCGGAGAATACAGAGTTTTAAAAGGCAGGTACAAGACCGTAAAAGACACGACATTGAAACCGCCTACCCCTTTAAAAGATAAGCCGTTTCCTTTTAAAGAGATTGAAAAAGAGCTGACAGAGGTTGAGAAGGTTGTATATAAAAGGCGTTCTAACAGGATCTTCAAAGATAAGCCGGTAAGCGAAGAGCTATTACATAGGATACTGGAAGCAGGCAGGTATGCACCAACAGCAGGGAATAATCTGCCTTTTACATTTATTGTTGTAACAAACAGAAACCTGATAAGAGAGCTTGAAGTTAAGTCCATGAAGATATTGCGGTTATTCAAAAAAATGTATTTGAATCCGAACTTTATAAAACGCATTATAGTAACCATATCCAGCTATTTTATGTTAAATGAATGGGATCAAAGGCCTTTTTTTCCACTGGAAAAGTCAGAAGAGCGTGATGATAATCTCTTTTATGGGGCACCTGCAGTTATATTGGTACTCATAGATCACAGGGGTATAAGTAATCCCTGGCTTGACGCAGGGATTTGTGCCCAGAACATGATTCTGGTTGCCCACTCACTTGGGCTCGGCACCTGTTATAACGGTTATGCTGCAACAGCATTGAAATATTTACCGGGTATGAGAAAGCGATTTGGAATAGAGTATCCATGGAAGGTTGCAACAACTATTGCTGTTGGTTATGCAAGGGTAAAAACAGATAAGGCAATAGCGAGAGAGACAGTGCCTGTCAAATGGTTTAATGATAATTCTGTAACAAAAGGCGAAAAGGAAAATTTATGAGTAATGTTTATGTTATCGGCATTGGCATGATAAGATTTGGTAAATACGCAGACAAGACTGTTAAGGGTATGGCACGTGAAGCATTAGAACTTGCGTTAAAAGATGCAAACATTGAAAAGAAGGCATTAAACGCGGTTTTTGTGGCAAATTCTTACTGGGGCATATTTTCAAATCAGCATTCTATAAAAGGCCAGGTTATGTTAAGAGAAGCTGGTATTCAGGGTATTCCTATAACCAATGTAGAAAATGCATGTGCAGGTGCTTCAACAGCACTACACCTTGGATACATGGGTATAAGGGCAGGTATGTACGATGTGGTCCTCGCTCTCGGCTCAGAGAAGATATCAAGCCCGGATAAAATGCTTTCTCTGCAGGCTTATGCTTCATCAATGGATGTGGAAAGTATAGAGATGAATCTGCAAATGTACATGGAACTCAGTAAACAATTAGAAGGGGTAATACCTAAGGATCAATTACAGCCGGATGGGGATAAAAGTATTTTTATGGATGCGTATGCAATGGGTGCGAGATGGCACATGATGAAGTTCGGCTCTACACAAAAACAGCTTGCAATCATAGCGGCAAAAAACCACTGGCATGCATCCATGAATCCTCTTGCTCAGTATCAGAAGTCCATGACAGTTGACGAGATACTTAACGATAGGCTTGTATCTTACCCGCTTACCAGGGCAATGTGTGCACCGGTGGGAGATGGCGCTGCAGCAGCAATACTGTGTTCAGAGGCTTTTCTTGAAAAGTTGAGTAATCCAAGACCTGTTATTATAAGAGCATCTGTTTTAGGTTCCGGCACAGACAGGAACATGGATGCATCTGATATAGGTATGAGATTATCAAAACAGGTTTATGAACTCGCAGGACTCGGGCCCGAGGACATAGATACCGCGGAATTACATGATGCGACAGCGTATGGTGAATTACATCAGGCTGAAGCAATGGGATTCTGTCCATCCGGAGAGGGCGGAATATTGGCTGAAGCAGGAGCAACAAAGCTCGGCGGCAGGCTGCCGATAAATACCTCAGGCGGATTGGAATCAAGAGGTCACCCTGTAGGTGCATCAGGCCTTGCTCAGATATACGAGGAGATTGTACAGCTCAGAGGAGAAGCCGGTAAGAGACAGGTTGAAGGAGCAAGGATTGCTTTAACAGAGAATGGTGGCGGTTTTATTGGTGTGGAAGAGGCAGCCATGTGTATCAATATATTTGAAAAAGTCTGAATAAAATACCCTTTAAATAAACCCATGTCTTGATGCAATTCCTTGAATGAGGGTGGCTGCAGCTTTGTTGCACCCTTGTTGTTACGACTCGAAAAAATAACTTATGAATAATCTATATCGCAAACGGGTAAGCCATTGTTTGTCAAAACCCTTACTATAATGTCGTAGTCTTAATAAAAAAAAGGCAGGCGCAAGCCTGCCTTTTTGAATTCACATTGTTATACCTTGTTACGGTAACTGGTTCAGCGTGTTGTTCAGAATTGTAAGA
This window encodes:
- a CDS encoding nitroreductase family protein: MFLEKYRNAYAPKTVWPKWINDNDKCLGDKCKFCFETCPTGTIKWDLATDRPYIRGIGGFEKACLNCYNCIAVCPTQSITMSGEYRVLKGRYKTVKDTTLKPPTPLKDKPFPFKEIEKELTEVEKVVYKRRSNRIFKDKPVSEELLHRILEAGRYAPTAGNNLPFTFIVVTNRNLIRELEVKSMKILRLFKKMYLNPNFIKRIIVTISSYFMLNEWDQRPFFPLEKSEERDDNLFYGAPAVILVLIDHRGISNPWLDAGICAQNMILVAHSLGLGTCYNGYAATALKYLPGMRKRFGIEYPWKVATTIAVGYARVKTDKAIARETVPVKWFNDNSVTKGEKENL
- a CDS encoding AMP-binding protein, encoding MDFLSNILLTKSKESPDKEIFIFEYGELGEERITYNTLYKNTLRTANELKRVNIGTADSFAIIMKNYPEFIYLLGAASLIGATAVPIDPRSKGERLKYMLGISDSKVVFLTEDLLENLINIKPELPNLKHIYILKKPGIQSNRHTGFPYLNDVIENGNTSEFEPVITDNHHPLEIIFTSGTTGEPKGVVVRQDRFATYALLAQMVWAYTENDILYTGLSFTHGNAQAVTMLPAIALGVKAVISPQFTKSRIWDICRKYGITTFSLLGGMMSGIYNEPPKQDDSDNPVKIVLSAGTPRAIWEAFEKRFNVLIHEWYGAVEGSFAHKAVGEGPIGSLGKPLPDIMEMKIFDGNDRVCPPYVIGEIVWRMTGQDVEVTYFKNKKASEDKTKGGWLRTGDMGHTDENGYFFFDYRKGGGLRRMGEFIQPDFIEKIIGEHPDVSEVCVYGIPSPLGAPGESDLVAAIVPFEGRTLNPFDIFKMCRKELTPNSIPSYIQIVSEIPKTISEKPLDMVLSKNFNPSANNVYKTSY
- a CDS encoding acyl-CoA/acyl-ACP dehydrogenase, yielding MQYKEININLTDDEIAIKNNVHKFAIEVLRPASIELDKLSPENVIKKDSIFWSTLKQAYAMGLHTFLLPESYGGLGLSPLAVHIVEEELAYGSIDFAVALGVATFPAFISMLAPTDYLIENFIYPYTKDKEAKFIGCWAITQPNRGSDTLAAGTDQFKDPNIKGEIAAKLDGNEWLVNGTTSAWVSCGTIATHAAVFLNIDPSMGMAGGGICIIPTDLSGVSKGKPLNKMGQRALNQGEIIFDNVRVPKDNMIIDQEAYEAMTDITLAAANGSMGAFLTGVARAAYEEALNYARQRVQGGKLLIEHEFIRHKLLHMFKLVEAARAFSRNVLVYNLTNSPPDTKYSIASKIFCTEAAFKVANEASMIFGGYGVAKEYYVEKLLRDARASLIEDGSNDSLAIFAGELIEKSEE
- a CDS encoding thiolase family protein, with the protein product MSNVYVIGIGMIRFGKYADKTVKGMAREALELALKDANIEKKALNAVFVANSYWGIFSNQHSIKGQVMLREAGIQGIPITNVENACAGASTALHLGYMGIRAGMYDVVLALGSEKISSPDKMLSLQAYASSMDVESIEMNLQMYMELSKQLEGVIPKDQLQPDGDKSIFMDAYAMGARWHMMKFGSTQKQLAIIAAKNHWHASMNPLAQYQKSMTVDEILNDRLVSYPLTRAMCAPVGDGAAAAILCSEAFLEKLSNPRPVIIRASVLGSGTDRNMDASDIGMRLSKQVYELAGLGPEDIDTAELHDATAYGELHQAEAMGFCPSGEGGILAEAGATKLGGRLPINTSGGLESRGHPVGASGLAQIYEEIVQLRGEAGKRQVEGARIALTENGGGFIGVEEAAMCINIFEKV
- a CDS encoding SCP2 sterol-binding domain-containing protein; this encodes MPVFKDTNHMYDVLGGLWKILFNENETERYTEFLTKSGFQSEEIKKLQEVRIDATKKFNDSGITIRFTLSDPEGTIWVIHGEDKPRVILGTYDGKPDVEMILSSDNAHKFWLKQLSVPVAIATRKIKTKGSVTKVLGMIPLVNPIFELYPRYCKEKGMPV